CCGGCGTTTCAGCCCCTCGCGCGCGCTCTCGCGCTGATCCTCCGGCAGCGCCTCGATCGCCGCCTCGGCGCGCTTCGGAAACAGGATCTCCGCATCCTCCGCGAGCAGGCGCTTGAATTCCCCCGCCTCGCTCAGCCGACCCAGGAGATGCGCGCCCTCCCGATCCGCCTTCCACTGGTCGAAACCGTATTCCTCGGTGAGCGGCGTGACCGAGATGCGCCAGCCCGCGCGCATCAGGTCGTCGAGTTCGCGATAGGTCTTGCCCGCCCCGAATCCGCGCCCGCCGAGCTGGGTCGGGAGCGCGTGGCGCGACTGGTTCTCCCGCACGCGGGCGAGTTGCCAGACGTGCTCGCGCCCGAATTCCGGCGCCAGATCGGTGGTCACCAGCGTGTTATAGGCGTCGTTCTCCGTCGCCGCGATCACGATCGAGAAGTCGAGCAGTTCGAGATTGTCCTCCGCCGCCTCGGAGAGCACGTCGCCGTAGAAGATCGGCAGGCCCTCCGCGCGCGGCCGCACCAGCCGCCCGTGGTTCGGGTCGGAAATCAGCACCGGCACCTCCTCCTTCTTCAGCGCCGCGGCGAGCGCGGTGGTGAAGCGCGAGCCGCCGACGAAGAGCACGCCGGGCCTGCCGGTCGAGGCGAGGCCAAGGAAGCGCGCCATCGGTGCGAGGGTGAAACCGTGAAGCGTCACGGTCGCGATCACCAGCACGAAGGCCAGGGGACCGAGGAGCACCCCGTCGGGCACGCCCGCGGCGGCGAGCCGTTCCCCGAAAAGCCCCGCCACGGCGACGAGCACCACCCCGCGGGGGCCGGTGAGGGCGAGAAACAGCTTCTCCTTCCAGGGCAGCCCCGTGCCGATGAGGGAGATCAGCACCGTGAGCGGACGCGCCACGGCGATCACCAGCAGGACGAACAGCCCCGCGCGCCAGGTGAGCTGCGCAAGGGTGGCGAAGTCCACCGAGGAGGCCAGAAGGATGAAGACCCCCGAGACGAGCAGGATCGTCGCATGTTCCTTGAAGCGCCGGAGCTCCTCGAAGGAGGGCAGGTCGGCATTGGCGATCACGAGCCCCATCACCGTCACGGCCAGAAGCCCGCTTTCGTGCAGCAGCAGGTCGGGCACGGCGAAGGTGGCGAGAAGGGCCGCGAAGAGCACCGGCACCTTCATGTATTCCGGCACATAGCCGCGCCGGAAGGTGTAGGAGACCGCGGCCCCCGCCGCGAGGCCGATCCCGGTCGCGATCGCGATGCCGAAGCCCAGTTGCAGGAGCGCCGCCGGAAGGCTTTCCGCCTCCCGCCCCACGAGCACGAATTCGAAGGCGAGCACCGCGGCCAGCGCGCCCACCGGATCGTTGACGATCGCCTCCCATTGCAGAAGGTTCGCGGGACGGCGTTGCAGCTTCGCCTGCCGCAGGAGCGGCGCGATGACGGTGGGGCCGGTGACGACCATGATCCCGCCGAAGACCGCCGAAGCCTCCCAGCCGATGCCCGCCCCGAAATGCAGCGCAAGCGCGGAGAGAAACCAGCCCAGCGGCGCGCCGATCACGACGAGGCGCGTCACGCCGGTGCGCGCATCCCCGAGCTTGTGCAGATCAAGCGTCAGCCCGCCCTCGAACAGGATCACCGCCACGGCGAGGGAGATGAGCGGCTGCACCAGCTCGCCGATATCGCGGTCGGGATCGAGGATGCCGGTCACCGGCCCGATGAGGATGCCCGCCACGAGCATGAGCACGATGGCCGGCAGCTTCAGCCGCCAGGCCAGCCATTGCGAGCCCACGCCCAGAACGCCGATGAGCGCGAAGGCTTCGACGGGGGCGAGTCCCCCCATGATGTTCGTGGCCATGCTGCCCCTTTCGCTGTCCCTTCTCCGCCCTGCCCGTCAGGTGCAGAGCCGTTTGTATTCCTGGATCGCGAAGCGATCGGTCATGCCTGCGACATAATCCAGAACCAGCCGCGCGAGTTCCGTGTCGCTCTGCACCGCGTCGACTTCCTGGCGCCATTCCTGCGGCAGAAGCTCGGGCTTCTGCATGAAGAGCGGGAACAGCGTGTTGACCATCATCGTCACGCGCCTGCGTTCGCGCACCACCGAAGGAGCGCGGTACATTCGCTTGAAAAGAAAAGATTTTATTACCTTAAGGTTCTGGTAGAACGGTTTCGAGAACCGGATGATCGTGCGGTCCATGTCGCGGATGTCCTGCGCGGTCTCCGGCTTTGCGCTCTCCAGCCGGTTGGTGGCGATGGCGATCACGTCCTCGACCATGTAGCCGAAGATGCGCCGCAGCGCCTCGTGATCGCGCCGGTTCGCCTCGAGCCCCGGATACTCCCGGTCGACCTCCTCATAGGCCGGTCCCGTCAGCGGCAGTTCCATGAGATCCTCGGCGGTAAACAACCCGGCGCGCAGCCCGTCGTGCAGGTCGTGATGGTTATAGGCCACGTCGTCGGCGATGGCCGCGACCTGCGCCTCGGCGGAGGCAAAGGTGTGCAGCTCGAGATCGAATTGCGCGTTCACCTCCTCCAGCGCATAGGGCAGCGGCGCGTCCTCGGGATGTTTCTTCTTGTCCGCATAGGGCCCCACGATCGGCCCGTTGTGCTTCGCGATGCCCTCGAGGCTCTCCCAGGTGAGGTTCAGCCCGTCGAAATCGGCATAGTGCTTCTCGAGCTTCGTCACGATCCTGAGGGCCTGGGCATTGTGATCGAACCCGCCATAGGGCGCCATCAGCAGTTCCAGCGCGTCCTCGCCGGTATGGCCGAAGGGCGAATGGCCCAGATCGTGCGCGAGCGCCACCGCCTCCGCGAGGCCCTCGTTCAGCCCGAGCACACCGGCGATCGTCCGCGCGACCTGCGCCACCTCGATCGAATGGGTGAGCCGCGTGCGGTAATAATCCCCCTCGTGCTCGACGAAGACCTGCGTCTTGTGCTTGAGCCGCCGAAAGGCGGAGGAATGGATGATCCGGTCCCGGTCCCGCTGCCAGGGCGAGCGGAAGGTGGAAAGTTTCTCGGCGTGAAGCCGTCCGCGGGTCTCGCCCGGCTGGCTTGCATAGGGTTTCAGCATCTGCCTGTCTCGCGGTAGGCCAAGCCTGCGCCGCGTCCTTGTCGCGTCTGTTTCGAACGACTATATTCCATGATGACCCCCGGCGACAAACAGATGAAGCCGGGTTTTGACGGCCAAAGGGCTGAAAAGCCGCCCGAAATTGACCAGTTCATGCGAAACGCGACAGAAATTCGATCCGAAGGCTCCGACATGTCCCTCACGCTCCCCCCGAAAGTCACGCCCCGCGCCTTTGCCCGCCTTGCCGAGATCAACGCGAGCACCGGCGAGGAGAAGGTGCTGCGCGTCGCGATCGAAGGCGGCGGATGCTCCGGTTTCCAGTACGACATCACCCTCGACGAACCGGCCGAGGACGACGTGGTCCTCAAGGGCGAGGGCGGCGCGGTGGTGATCGACCCGGTCTCCCTGCCCTTCCTCGAGAACGCGACCATCGACTTCACCGAAGAGTTGATCGGTGCCCGTTTCGTCATCGACAATCCCAACGCCACCTCCTCCTGCGGCTGCGGCGTGTCCTTCTCGCTTTAGATCCCTTGCGGGGAGGCGCGGCACGGCGCGCCCACGCGAAATCCCGCCGAGGCGATCAAATCGGCGTGAGACAACGCGCGAGACGGGCTCGGGGTTCCGAGTCCGCCGCCAGGACCGGCATAAATTTTTTGTTATGGCACAATGCCTTAACTTTTCCGTGTCGCGACACATCTCGTCCCTCACAACGGCCGCGCCATGACACGCCCGGCCCGGCATCATGCAAGGAAGGACCAGATCATGACCTATACTTCGATGAAAACCCTCGCCGCCGCCTCGCTGATCGCGCTCGCGACCGGCACGGCCTCCTATGCGCAGGGCATGGGATACAACTACATCGTGCCCGGCGAGAACGACAATATTTCCACCTCGCTCACCCTCGAGATGGTGCGCGCCTCGCAGGCCGGCACGGTTCAGGTCTATGACTACACCGCCGGCGAACAGGGCGACCTGATCGGCTCCGCCGAAGTCAGCGCCGGCGCCAACGAGGGGGTGAACGTCACCCTCGACGCCAATACCGCGCAGCAGCTTCTCATCGTGCTGACCGTCGGCGGCCAGGTCGAGGCGACCACCACGATCCACGACGCGAATACCAACTGACCGGACCCTCCGGCCGACGGTGCGAAAGCCCCCGTGACCCAGGGTCCGGGGGCTTTCCCCATCCCCCCTTTTTCCCGCCCGACCACTCTTGCAAAACCCCGCACCCCCTGCTCAAAGCGGGGCATGGAACAGTTCGACACGATCATCCTGGGCGCCGGTGCCGCCGGGCTTTTCTGCGCCGGGTTCGCGGCGGCGAAAGGCGGCCGGGTCCTCGTCGTGGACCACGCGCGGCGCGCGGCCGAAAAGGTGCGCATCTCCGGCGGCGGACGGTGCAATTTCACCAATCTCCACGCGGGGCCGGAAAATTTCCTCTCCGCCAATCCGCATTTCGCGAAATCCGCCCTCGCCCGCTACACCCAATGGGATTTCCTCGACCTGCTCGGCCGCCACCGCATCGGCTGGCACGAGAAGACGCTGGGACAGCTGTTCTGCGACGGAAAATCCCAGACCATCATCGACATGCTCCTGGCCGAAGCCCGCGCCGCGGAGATTCGCCTCGCGACCACGGTGGACGAGATCGCCCATGACGGGACCGGCTTTCGCCTCACCCTCTCGGGGCGCCCCGCCCATGCCCGCCATCTCGTCGTCGCGACCGGCGGCAAGAGCATTCCGAAAATCGGCGCCTCCGGCCTCGGCTACCGCATCGCCGAACAATTCGGCCTGCCCGTGACCGACACCCGCCCCGGCCTCGTCCCGCTCACCTTCGCGCCGCAGGAACTCGACTGGATCGCACCGCTCGCCGGCACCGCGCTCGAGGCGCGCCTCTCCGCCAACGGCACCGCCTTCGACGAGGCGCTTCTCTTCACCCACCGCGGCCTATCCGGCCCGTCGGTTCTCCAGATCTCGAACTACTGGCGCGAAGGCGACGCGATCACCGCCGATCTGCTGCCTGGCCGCGACGCCTTCGCCGCCCTGCGCGCCGCGCGGCAGGAGAATGGCCGGCGGCAGATGCAGACGGTGCTCGCCACCCTGCTGCCCGCCAGGCTCGCCGCGGCCCTCGCCGGGCGATGGTCCCTCACCGGCAATCTCGCCGACCAGCCCGACACGGCGCTCGCCGCCCTTGCCGACCGGCTCCACGCGCTCACGCTCAAACCGACAGGATCGGAAGGCTACCGCACCGCCGAGGTCACGCTCGGCGGGGTCGACACCGCCGGGCTGTCGTCGAAGACGATGGAGGCGCCCCCCCTGCCCGGCCTGTTCTTCATCGGCGAGGTGGTGGACGTCACCGGCTGGCTCGGCGGCTACAATTTCCAATGGGCCTGGGCCTCCGCCGCCGCGGCGGGACGCGCCATTGCCGAGCGCGGCTGAGCCCCCTACAAAGAAGCAAACGAGGGAGCATTCCATGAAGATCGCGAGCTTCAACATCAACGGCATCAAGGCCCGCGCCGGCGCACTCGTCGACTGGCTGAAAGAGGCGGAACCGGATGTCGTCATCCTTCAGGAGATCAAGTCGCTCGACGAGAACTTCCCGCGCGACCTCTTCGAGGATCTGGGCTACAACGTGGAAACCCACGGGCAGAAGAGCTTCAACGGCGTCGCGCTCCTCTCGAAACGCCCGCTCGAGGACGTGACGCGCGGCCTGCCCGGCGGCGCGGGCATGGGGCGCGACCACGGCGACGACGTGGAGGCGCGTTACATCGAGGCAACGGTGAGCGGAGAGAAGGGCGCGATCCGCATCTGCGGGCTCTACCTGCCGAACGGCAACCCGGTCGAGCTGACGCCCGAGGGGACGCCGGTTCCGGGCTCCAAATACGATTTCAAGCTCAAGTGGTTCGCCCGGCTCGAGGCGCGGGCGAAGGCGCTTCTGGCGCTCGAGGCCCCCTTCCTGATGGCCGGCGACTACAACCTCATTCCCCAGCCCGAGGACGCCAAACGCCCGGAGGCCTGGACGGAGGACGCGCTCTTCCGGCTCGAGAGCCGCACGGCCTTCCGGCGGCTGACGGCGCTCGGGCTCACCGACGCGCTGCGCGTGCGCAACGGGGCGCCGGGGCTGTATACCTTCTGGGATTACCAGGCCGGCGCCTTCCAGAAGAACGACGGCATCCGCATCGACCATGTCCTGCTGTCGCCGCAGGCCGCCGACCGGCTCACCGACTGCCAGATCGACGCCCATACGCGCGCAAAGGACAAACCGTCGGACCATGTGCCGATCTGGGTCGAGCTGGATATCTGAACGCAGGCG
The nucleotide sequence above comes from Celeribacter indicus. Encoded proteins:
- a CDS encoding cation:proton antiporter, which encodes MATNIMGGLAPVEAFALIGVLGVGSQWLAWRLKLPAIVLMLVAGILIGPVTGILDPDRDIGELVQPLISLAVAVILFEGGLTLDLHKLGDARTGVTRLVVIGAPLGWFLSALALHFGAGIGWEASAVFGGIMVVTGPTVIAPLLRQAKLQRRPANLLQWEAIVNDPVGALAAVLAFEFVLVGREAESLPAALLQLGFGIAIATGIGLAAGAAVSYTFRRGYVPEYMKVPVLFAALLATFAVPDLLLHESGLLAVTVMGLVIANADLPSFEELRRFKEHATILLVSGVFILLASSVDFATLAQLTWRAGLFVLLVIAVARPLTVLISLIGTGLPWKEKLFLALTGPRGVVLVAVAGLFGERLAAAGVPDGVLLGPLAFVLVIATVTLHGFTLAPMARFLGLASTGRPGVLFVGGSRFTTALAAALKKEEVPVLISDPNHGRLVRPRAEGLPIFYGDVLSEAAEDNLELLDFSIVIAATENDAYNTLVTTDLAPEFGREHVWQLARVRENQSRHALPTQLGGRGFGAGKTYRELDDLMRAGWRISVTPLTEEYGFDQWKADREGAHLLGRLSEAGEFKRLLAEDAEILFPKRAEAAIEALPEDQRESAREGLKRRMTEARLQAARGRMAPGVRLVALVPPEPAKEKPKPSASRREAARLAAGDGSGTATGGSAGQDRGVDAPNGRGKPTP
- a CDS encoding deoxyguanosinetriphosphate triphosphohydrolase, with translation MLKPYASQPGETRGRLHAEKLSTFRSPWQRDRDRIIHSSAFRRLKHKTQVFVEHEGDYYRTRLTHSIEVAQVARTIAGVLGLNEGLAEAVALAHDLGHSPFGHTGEDALELLMAPYGGFDHNAQALRIVTKLEKHYADFDGLNLTWESLEGIAKHNGPIVGPYADKKKHPEDAPLPYALEEVNAQFDLELHTFASAEAQVAAIADDVAYNHHDLHDGLRAGLFTAEDLMELPLTGPAYEEVDREYPGLEANRRDHEALRRIFGYMVEDVIAIATNRLESAKPETAQDIRDMDRTIIRFSKPFYQNLKVIKSFLFKRMYRAPSVVRERRRVTMMVNTLFPLFMQKPELLPQEWRQEVDAVQSDTELARLVLDYVAGMTDRFAIQEYKRLCT
- a CDS encoding HesB/IscA family protein; protein product: MSLTLPPKVTPRAFARLAEINASTGEEKVLRVAIEGGGCSGFQYDITLDEPAEDDVVLKGEGGAVVIDPVSLPFLENATIDFTEELIGARFVIDNPNATSSCGCGVSFSL
- a CDS encoding NAD(P)/FAD-dependent oxidoreductase — translated: MEQFDTIILGAGAAGLFCAGFAAAKGGRVLVVDHARRAAEKVRISGGGRCNFTNLHAGPENFLSANPHFAKSALARYTQWDFLDLLGRHRIGWHEKTLGQLFCDGKSQTIIDMLLAEARAAEIRLATTVDEIAHDGTGFRLTLSGRPAHARHLVVATGGKSIPKIGASGLGYRIAEQFGLPVTDTRPGLVPLTFAPQELDWIAPLAGTALEARLSANGTAFDEALLFTHRGLSGPSVLQISNYWREGDAITADLLPGRDAFAALRAARQENGRRQMQTVLATLLPARLAAALAGRWSLTGNLADQPDTALAALADRLHALTLKPTGSEGYRTAEVTLGGVDTAGLSSKTMEAPPLPGLFFIGEVVDVTGWLGGYNFQWAWASAAAAGRAIAERG
- the xth gene encoding exodeoxyribonuclease III, with protein sequence MKIASFNINGIKARAGALVDWLKEAEPDVVILQEIKSLDENFPRDLFEDLGYNVETHGQKSFNGVALLSKRPLEDVTRGLPGGAGMGRDHGDDVEARYIEATVSGEKGAIRICGLYLPNGNPVELTPEGTPVPGSKYDFKLKWFARLEARAKALLALEAPFLMAGDYNLIPQPEDAKRPEAWTEDALFRLESRTAFRRLTALGLTDALRVRNGAPGLYTFWDYQAGAFQKNDGIRIDHVLLSPQAADRLTDCQIDAHTRAKDKPSDHVPIWVELDI